From the genome of Kosmotoga arenicorallina S304, one region includes:
- a CDS encoding DUF1292 domain-containing protein, producing the protein MEEMKDFGHPHDHEHEHEHEHFDMFAITDEDGNEHNFALIAQLDVDEKRYWVCQEAFLEAEEIVGFDEESYVVFRASEEADGNIVLNSLEDDEFEKVSKAWDEELAHATAEEEEEE; encoded by the coding sequence ATGGAAGAAATGAAAGATTTTGGGCACCCGCATGACCATGAACACGAACATGAACACGAGCACTTCGATATGTTCGCCATTACTGATGAAGATGGTAATGAACACAATTTCGCATTAATCGCTCAACTCGATGTCGATGAAAAGCGATACTGGGTATGCCAGGAGGCTTTTCTGGAAGCGGAAGAGATCGTAGGTTTCGATGAAGAGTCTTATGTTGTCTTCAGGGCATCTGAAGAAGCCGACGGAAACATTGTTTTGAATTCGCTTGAAGATGACGAATTCGAAAAGGTAAGCAAGGCGTGGGACGAAGAACTGGCACACGCTACAGCTGAAGAGGAAGAAGAGGAATAA